From a single Sander vitreus isolate 19-12246 chromosome 2, sanVit1, whole genome shotgun sequence genomic region:
- the LOC144533972 gene encoding uncharacterized protein LOC144533972 isoform X2: MFEDPELQDPLSLSLNENYDDQNSPRHDSKRSPASPDYNCDTPDIRVIIKEEEEGWIASENQESFSSEGEKEDTCTSTCHPDLKACGKESSISYGVKRQQSVFPGEKRSEESGGHDLYGQSSSAREGRQRHILMDSDEKPKISCLRGKAPANVIVHQCNNTGEKPFSCSVHEATPSPKKNMKSHQRTHAGDECHAKDQSLDVKRSTSLTTEAEDTKRSTLCQTAGEDEEEEAEEQDEEIGGLINSDGEVVEWDARHSPDRGSDCTESFPPTKGVVLSESQLQGQNQRDSSSPTLIMEVVSVGEDEEGEEKERVVKMAAVSPLHRGKRQRRKKKVPEITVVSLDVSDAEKEAPANPVKRRGRRKISKPPLLSVEDLEAEPGISRRTRRKRNVPTYVESEEPNSKTVRRVAAKLPHRRRKDTKLSAEGDGGNTRVSAVKKRPGRKMVHVPIEIPPELLKKPKEKMEYHCSVCSKEFPHAYKLERHELIHTGEKPYCCSICGRGFNQKGNLKTHYKVHLGRKGAVDFDDEVNPIASELTEYLKSLPGESRIRSSLRCLECGNECESQSALQAHHITTHTGSAGESDTVEQSSSQLLFCRRCGIQFNEKEKLEEHMKTHMKEKRYSCPDCGKRFINESYIQIHQRIHTGEKPFLCSQCGRGFHTASSLKLHEMQHSGERPFACSICGKTFRINSYLTAHYQTHIKERPFICSVCGKGYSRAEELKVHHRLHTGERPYECGECGKSFIYRQGLRQHQRTHAGKRIGPTRQLGRPKQQARLDI; encoded by the exons ATGTTTGAG GATCCTGAACTCCAAGATCCGTTGTCACTGAGTCTAAATGAAAACTATGATGACCAGAATTCGCCACGTCATGATTCAAAGAGATCACCAGCAAGCCCTGACTATAATTGTGACACACCAGATATTCGAGTAATCatcaaagaggaagaggaaggctGGATTGCGAGTGAAAATC AGGAGAGCTTCAGctcagagggagaaaaagaggatACTTGCACAAGCACTTGTCATCCCGACCTCAAAGCATGTGGGAAGGAGAGCTCCATTTCGTACGGAGTAAAGAGACAGCAGAGTGTATTTCCAGGGGAGAAACGTTCAGAGGAGTCTGGAGGCCACGATCTCTATGGGCAGAGCTCCTCTGCCAGAGAGGGGCGGCAGAGACACATACTCATGGACTCTGATGAGAAACCTAAGATTTCCTGTCTACGTGGAAAAGCGCCGGCAAATGTGATTGTGCATCAGTGCAAtaacacaggagagaaaccctTTTCCTGCTCAGTACATGAGGCGACCCCCAGTCCCAAAAAGAACATGAAATCCCATCAGAGAACACATGCAGGGGATGAGTGTCATGCTAAAGACCAGAGCCTCGACGTAAAACGAAGCACATCTTTGACAACAGAAGCAGAAGACACCAAAAGATCAACACTTTGCCAAACA GCAGGagaggacgaggaggaagaAGCAGAGGAACAGGATGAAGAAATTGGTGGTTTAATCAACTCTGATGGAGAAGTGGTTGAATGGGATGCCA GACACAGTCCTGACCGAGGCTCTGATTGCACAGAAAGTTTTCCGCCTACCAAG GGTGTTGTCCTGTCTGAGTCTCAGCTGCAAGGCCAAAaccagagagacagcagtagtcCAACGCTCATCATGGAAGTTGTGTCTGTGGGGGAAGATGAAGAAggggaggaaaaagaaagagtAGTAAAAATGGCAGCTGTCTCGCCCTTACATCGCG gaaagagacaaagaagaaagaagaaggttCCAGAAATAACAGTGGTGTCGTTGGACGTCTCAGACGCAGAGAAAGAAGCTCCCGCAAATCCTG TAAAAAGAAGGGGCAGAAGAAAGATTTCAAAACCTCCACTGTTGTCTGTTGAAGACCTAGAGGCAGAGCCAGGAA TATCAAGGCGCACCCGAAGAAAGAGAAATGTCCCTACCTACGTGGAATCAGAAGAACCCAACTCAAAAACTGTCCGTCGTGTTGCTG CAAAGCTACCTCACAGAAGAAGGAAAGATACCAAACTATCTGCTGAAGGAGACGGAGGAAACACACGGGTGTCTGCTG TGAAGAAACGCCCTGGCAGAAAGATGGTTCATGTTCCAATAGAAATACCTCCTGAGCTCCTGAAGAAGCCCAAAGAGAAGATGGAGTACCACTGCTCAGTGTGTAGCAAAGAATTCCCTCATGCCTACAAACTTGAGAGGCACGAGCtgatccacacaggagagaaaccttacTGCTGCTCCATCTGTGGTCGGGGTTTCAACCAGAAGGGAAATCTCAAAACGCACTACAAAGTCCACTTAG GTCGTAAGGGTGCTGTGGATTTCGACGATGAGGTGAATCCCATAGCGTCAGAGCTCACCGAATATTTAAAGTCTCTGCCGGGTGAGTCCAGGATCAGATCATCCCTCCGTTGCCTCGAATGTGGAAATGAATGTGAGAGTCAGTCAGCTTTACAAGCACACcacattaccacacacacaggctcagcgGGTGAATCCGACACAGTCGAGCAAAGCTCATCACAGCTTCTCTTCTGCCGCCGCTGTGGCATCCAGTTCAACGAAAAAGAAAAGCTGGAAGAACATATGAAAACCCACATGAAGGAGAAGCGCTACTCGTGTCCCGACTGTGGCAAGAGGTTCATCAATGAAAGCTACATACAAATCCACCAGCGCATCCATACTGGGGAGAAGCCTTTCCTGTGCTCCCAGTGCGGCAGAGGTTTCCACACGGCTTCCTCTCTCAAGCTGCATGAGATGCAGCACTCCGGGGAGAGGCCGTTCGCATGTTCCATCTGTGGGAAGACGTTTCGGATAAACTCGTACCTAACAGCACATTACCAGACCCATATTAAAGAAAGACCTTTTATTTGTAGTGTCTGTGGGAAAGGCTACTCTAGAGCTGAGGAACTGAAGGTGCACCACAGGCTCCACACCGGAGAAAGACCCTACGAGTGCGGAGAGTGTGGGAAGAGCTTCATTTACCGCCAGGGTCTGCGGCAGCATCAGCGCACACATGCTGGAAAACGCATCGGCCCAACCAGACAGCTCGGTAGACCGAAGCAACAGGCCAGGCTGGACATCTAA
- the LOC144533972 gene encoding uncharacterized protein LOC144533972 isoform X1 → MFEDPELQDPLSLSLNENYDDQNSPRHDSKRSPASPDYNCDTPDIRVIIKEEEEGWIASENQESFSSEGEKEDTCTSTCHPDLKACGKESSISYGVKRQQSVFPGEKRSEESGGHDLYGQSSSAREGRQRHILMDSDEKPKISCLRGKAPANVIVHQCNNTGEKPFSCSVHEATPSPKKNMKSHQRTHAGDECHAKDQSLDVKRSTSLTTEAEDTKRSTLCQTDSPEHKPMLSHELKMASANLEDQTLHLTVRLQAGEDEEEEAEEQDEEIGGLINSDGEVVEWDARHSPDRGSDCTESFPPTKGVVLSESQLQGQNQRDSSSPTLIMEVVSVGEDEEGEEKERVVKMAAVSPLHRGKRQRRKKKVPEITVVSLDVSDAEKEAPANPVKRRGRRKISKPPLLSVEDLEAEPGISRRTRRKRNVPTYVESEEPNSKTVRRVAAKLPHRRRKDTKLSAEGDGGNTRVSAVKKRPGRKMVHVPIEIPPELLKKPKEKMEYHCSVCSKEFPHAYKLERHELIHTGEKPYCCSICGRGFNQKGNLKTHYKVHLGRKGAVDFDDEVNPIASELTEYLKSLPGESRIRSSLRCLECGNECESQSALQAHHITTHTGSAGESDTVEQSSSQLLFCRRCGIQFNEKEKLEEHMKTHMKEKRYSCPDCGKRFINESYIQIHQRIHTGEKPFLCSQCGRGFHTASSLKLHEMQHSGERPFACSICGKTFRINSYLTAHYQTHIKERPFICSVCGKGYSRAEELKVHHRLHTGERPYECGECGKSFIYRQGLRQHQRTHAGKRIGPTRQLGRPKQQARLDI, encoded by the exons ATGTTTGAG GATCCTGAACTCCAAGATCCGTTGTCACTGAGTCTAAATGAAAACTATGATGACCAGAATTCGCCACGTCATGATTCAAAGAGATCACCAGCAAGCCCTGACTATAATTGTGACACACCAGATATTCGAGTAATCatcaaagaggaagaggaaggctGGATTGCGAGTGAAAATC AGGAGAGCTTCAGctcagagggagaaaaagaggatACTTGCACAAGCACTTGTCATCCCGACCTCAAAGCATGTGGGAAGGAGAGCTCCATTTCGTACGGAGTAAAGAGACAGCAGAGTGTATTTCCAGGGGAGAAACGTTCAGAGGAGTCTGGAGGCCACGATCTCTATGGGCAGAGCTCCTCTGCCAGAGAGGGGCGGCAGAGACACATACTCATGGACTCTGATGAGAAACCTAAGATTTCCTGTCTACGTGGAAAAGCGCCGGCAAATGTGATTGTGCATCAGTGCAAtaacacaggagagaaaccctTTTCCTGCTCAGTACATGAGGCGACCCCCAGTCCCAAAAAGAACATGAAATCCCATCAGAGAACACATGCAGGGGATGAGTGTCATGCTAAAGACCAGAGCCTCGACGTAAAACGAAGCACATCTTTGACAACAGAAGCAGAAGACACCAAAAGATCAACACTTTGCCAAACA GATTCTCCTGAACATAAGCCTATGCTGTCACATGAACTCAAGATGGCATCTGCAAACTTAGAGGACCAAACTCTCCATTTGACTGTCCGACTGCAGGCAGGagaggacgaggaggaagaAGCAGAGGAACAGGATGAAGAAATTGGTGGTTTAATCAACTCTGATGGAGAAGTGGTTGAATGGGATGCCA GACACAGTCCTGACCGAGGCTCTGATTGCACAGAAAGTTTTCCGCCTACCAAG GGTGTTGTCCTGTCTGAGTCTCAGCTGCAAGGCCAAAaccagagagacagcagtagtcCAACGCTCATCATGGAAGTTGTGTCTGTGGGGGAAGATGAAGAAggggaggaaaaagaaagagtAGTAAAAATGGCAGCTGTCTCGCCCTTACATCGCG gaaagagacaaagaagaaagaagaaggttCCAGAAATAACAGTGGTGTCGTTGGACGTCTCAGACGCAGAGAAAGAAGCTCCCGCAAATCCTG TAAAAAGAAGGGGCAGAAGAAAGATTTCAAAACCTCCACTGTTGTCTGTTGAAGACCTAGAGGCAGAGCCAGGAA TATCAAGGCGCACCCGAAGAAAGAGAAATGTCCCTACCTACGTGGAATCAGAAGAACCCAACTCAAAAACTGTCCGTCGTGTTGCTG CAAAGCTACCTCACAGAAGAAGGAAAGATACCAAACTATCTGCTGAAGGAGACGGAGGAAACACACGGGTGTCTGCTG TGAAGAAACGCCCTGGCAGAAAGATGGTTCATGTTCCAATAGAAATACCTCCTGAGCTCCTGAAGAAGCCCAAAGAGAAGATGGAGTACCACTGCTCAGTGTGTAGCAAAGAATTCCCTCATGCCTACAAACTTGAGAGGCACGAGCtgatccacacaggagagaaaccttacTGCTGCTCCATCTGTGGTCGGGGTTTCAACCAGAAGGGAAATCTCAAAACGCACTACAAAGTCCACTTAG GTCGTAAGGGTGCTGTGGATTTCGACGATGAGGTGAATCCCATAGCGTCAGAGCTCACCGAATATTTAAAGTCTCTGCCGGGTGAGTCCAGGATCAGATCATCCCTCCGTTGCCTCGAATGTGGAAATGAATGTGAGAGTCAGTCAGCTTTACAAGCACACcacattaccacacacacaggctcagcgGGTGAATCCGACACAGTCGAGCAAAGCTCATCACAGCTTCTCTTCTGCCGCCGCTGTGGCATCCAGTTCAACGAAAAAGAAAAGCTGGAAGAACATATGAAAACCCACATGAAGGAGAAGCGCTACTCGTGTCCCGACTGTGGCAAGAGGTTCATCAATGAAAGCTACATACAAATCCACCAGCGCATCCATACTGGGGAGAAGCCTTTCCTGTGCTCCCAGTGCGGCAGAGGTTTCCACACGGCTTCCTCTCTCAAGCTGCATGAGATGCAGCACTCCGGGGAGAGGCCGTTCGCATGTTCCATCTGTGGGAAGACGTTTCGGATAAACTCGTACCTAACAGCACATTACCAGACCCATATTAAAGAAAGACCTTTTATTTGTAGTGTCTGTGGGAAAGGCTACTCTAGAGCTGAGGAACTGAAGGTGCACCACAGGCTCCACACCGGAGAAAGACCCTACGAGTGCGGAGAGTGTGGGAAGAGCTTCATTTACCGCCAGGGTCTGCGGCAGCATCAGCGCACACATGCTGGAAAACGCATCGGCCCAACCAGACAGCTCGGTAGACCGAAGCAACAGGCCAGGCTGGACATCTAA